From the genome of Leptospira andrefontaineae, one region includes:
- a CDS encoding bile acid:sodium symporter family protein, translating into MQLGAVEKGLLPALLAIVMLGMGFGLAIGDFKRIFTTPLQTLVGTLGHFVIMPLAAYAVVLILGLEYEIALGVILVGSCPSGTTSNLINYLAKGDVALAVVITALSTLLCPLLTPVIVTFFGSLLDPTGSSLMQISFVEMLKTVVVIIVLPISIGMAVNYKFPNFAKKIELPYKIFSILFLVFVIAFVAYKNWDNLVEMILLVGLAVILHNTFGFIAGYFFPKLLGIAEKQSRTISIEVGIQNTTLGMTLAIQFFGSKVALPSAIFSIWMYIAGIMIALFWGYVVPVKEEKAA; encoded by the coding sequence ATGCAACTAGGTGCAGTTGAAAAGGGGCTACTTCCGGCTCTTTTGGCAATCGTAATGCTCGGAATGGGTTTCGGGCTGGCAATCGGGGACTTTAAACGGATTTTTACAACTCCTCTCCAAACTTTGGTCGGTACCTTGGGTCATTTTGTGATCATGCCTTTAGCAGCATATGCAGTCGTATTGATTTTAGGTTTGGAATACGAAATCGCGTTAGGCGTCATTCTGGTAGGATCTTGTCCGAGCGGAACTACTTCTAATTTGATCAATTATTTAGCGAAGGGTGATGTTGCTCTCGCAGTTGTGATCACTGCACTTTCTACACTTCTTTGTCCTTTGCTGACTCCAGTGATTGTTACATTTTTTGGTTCCTTATTGGATCCGACCGGTTCAAGTTTAATGCAGATCTCTTTTGTGGAGATGCTTAAAACTGTCGTAGTGATTATAGTTCTTCCAATCTCCATAGGTATGGCGGTAAATTATAAGTTTCCGAATTTTGCTAAGAAGATAGAACTTCCTTATAAGATTTTTTCCATTTTGTTTTTGGTGTTTGTAATTGCTTTCGTAGCCTACAAGAACTGGGACAATTTGGTAGAGATGATCCTTTTAGTGGGACTTGCTGTTATTCTTCATAATACTTTCGGTTTTATAGCAGGTTATTTTTTCCCTAAATTATTAGGGATTGCGGAGAAGCAGTCTAGAACAATCTCTATCGAAGTCGGGATCCAGAACACTACTTTGGGTATGACTCTCGCGATCCAATTTTTCGGTTCCAAGGTTGCTCTTCCATCCGCTATCTTTAGTATTTGGATGTATATTGCAGGGATCATGATTGCACTTTTCTGGGGCTATGTGGTGCCGGTTAAAGAAGAAAAAGCGGCTTAA
- a CDS encoding pectin acetylesterase-family hydrolase — MKDVKRIWLGGIVLALSVTSFYCSPDQNTNNTQDLALLGGLLETSEKGAGNLAGLDNTDPKAQNILDDLTSVVYGSYDVVYIPGAVCSNGTPYKIFVDRADGILDWILGYSSRLLVYMEPGGACWDYESCTGQTGIRGAANPNGVPDNHMNFGAFIDPNVPGGSPNAVISPIILRNHPTGQNVKTSNWNKVFLPYCTGDVYAGNKVVTYSDPTGQNPPITYRHVGAKNMELVINWLKNNFNKPKEMLVSGCSAGGAGSLINYHFIRKALSPSKSYLLNDSGPIFPAPGFGNQFPLHQKIKDAWNTEYFIGKAQPDFPSVDIRADYGKISEALAQKYPNDKLAITLFRRDANYSMYSYARFYGLDENNPADKEYIISTLWAQDIENLKAQYDRYPNLEYFIPYYRSINESHCTSIVEFTGTEIENTGITLGTFINDYLLGSSTFRSFFESVNPNDANVTNFWFALVNLLL, encoded by the coding sequence ATGAAAGATGTGAAGAGAATTTGGTTGGGAGGAATAGTACTAGCGTTATCCGTAACGTCATTCTACTGTAGTCCGGACCAAAATACGAACAATACACAAGACCTGGCTTTATTAGGAGGACTTTTAGAAACCTCTGAAAAAGGAGCTGGTAATCTGGCAGGATTAGATAACACGGATCCGAAAGCCCAAAATATTTTGGACGATCTCACAAGTGTTGTCTATGGATCATATGATGTGGTGTATATTCCAGGCGCAGTTTGTAGTAATGGAACACCTTACAAAATATTCGTGGATCGTGCAGACGGGATACTTGACTGGATCTTAGGCTATTCCAGTCGACTTCTAGTCTATATGGAGCCGGGAGGAGCTTGTTGGGATTACGAAAGTTGCACAGGACAAACAGGCATCAGAGGAGCTGCAAATCCAAACGGGGTTCCTGATAACCATATGAATTTCGGAGCGTTTATAGATCCGAATGTTCCTGGCGGAAGTCCGAATGCAGTGATCTCTCCGATCATATTGAGAAACCATCCTACGGGACAAAATGTTAAAACTTCTAATTGGAACAAAGTTTTCCTTCCCTATTGCACTGGAGACGTGTATGCGGGAAACAAGGTAGTGACTTATTCGGATCCAACCGGGCAGAATCCACCGATCACCTATCGACACGTAGGCGCTAAGAATATGGAGCTCGTCATCAATTGGCTGAAGAATAATTTTAATAAACCGAAAGAGATGCTCGTTTCCGGATGTAGCGCAGGTGGTGCAGGATCTCTGATCAATTATCATTTCATTAGAAAAGCTTTAAGTCCTTCTAAAAGTTATCTATTGAATGATTCGGGTCCTATCTTCCCCGCTCCTGGATTTGGGAACCAATTTCCTTTGCACCAAAAGATCAAAGATGCTTGGAATACAGAATATTTTATCGGCAAGGCTCAACCTGATTTCCCTTCCGTGGATATTCGTGCGGATTATGGAAAGATCAGCGAAGCTCTTGCTCAAAAATATCCGAATGATAAATTAGCGATCACTCTATTCAGAAGGGATGCTAATTATTCCATGTATTCTTATGCAAGATTCTATGGGTTGGACGAAAACAATCCTGCGGATAAGGAATATATCATTTCCACTCTCTGGGCCCAGGATATTGAGAATTTAAAAGCTCAATACGATAGATATCCGAATCTAGAATATTTCATTCCGTATTACAGAAGTATAAACGAAAGTCATTGTACTTCTATCGTGGAATTTACCGGAACGGAGATTGAAAATACCGGAATTACGCTCGGAACCTTCATCAATGATTATTTGTTGGGAAGTTCTACTTTCAGAAGTTTCTTTGAAAGTGTGAATCCGAATGATGCAAACGTAACGAATTTCTGGTTCGCGTTAGTTAATCTTCTACTATGA
- a CDS encoding sensor histidine kinase, producing MKHFYVAIRFRTKNFILFIKKHFQILREVRSNEEFIRSAYFEVYLILRYLFPFLFVVYIPFAVLDWTDFLKNSGYFPLLIYNSIFIPGCFLFTALLNFPILKSENSRRWITVAGTLFLTSAGTAMNLLIFQFGTDISLFAFTQLGIAVLLRYPDKTKKVIYFTNYAVFFAAMFWLGKNSSFLIQNFFFTMVMTILLDLISFLTKVNSFHKEQSIRDLNRKLVMESIKKSEILRIAIHDLKSPVTGILSLVGLYTREPSYIPTNRVISSYADPPEILDHIDRTSRKILESIEDVLYLASSGDTETIENQTQKLNPELLLKSVTCNLNFLFSSKNIRVEDKLSEYNFYFQANPQILYRVFDNLLSNAAKFSPENSEISLKSELISETYEKILIIKIEDSGPGFQPQDEKDMFREFSILSAKPTGSESSSGIGLALAKKLLDRMGIRIRLGNSETLGGAQVVLEFPQSKAK from the coding sequence GTGAAACATTTCTATGTTGCCATTCGATTTAGGACCAAGAACTTTATATTATTTATAAAGAAACATTTTCAGATCCTGAGAGAAGTAAGGAGTAACGAAGAATTTATCCGCTCCGCTTACTTCGAAGTCTATCTGATACTCAGATATCTTTTCCCATTTTTATTCGTAGTTTATATCCCCTTTGCAGTTCTCGACTGGACTGACTTTCTAAAAAACTCCGGATACTTTCCTCTCTTAATATATAATTCTATTTTCATTCCAGGTTGTTTTCTTTTTACAGCTCTACTGAATTTTCCCATCCTTAAAAGTGAAAATAGTAGAAGATGGATCACTGTTGCAGGAACATTATTTTTAACTTCTGCAGGAACAGCAATGAACCTGCTGATCTTCCAGTTCGGGACGGATATTTCTCTATTCGCATTTACTCAATTAGGCATCGCAGTACTTCTCCGTTATCCTGATAAAACGAAGAAGGTTATCTATTTCACAAATTACGCAGTGTTCTTCGCAGCTATGTTTTGGTTGGGAAAGAATTCGTCCTTTTTGATCCAGAATTTTTTCTTCACTATGGTCATGACCATTTTATTGGATCTGATCAGCTTTCTGACTAAGGTAAATTCTTTTCATAAAGAACAATCCATCCGTGATCTGAACAGAAAATTGGTAATGGAATCCATTAAAAAATCTGAAATTTTAAGGATAGCGATCCATGATCTGAAAAGCCCTGTCACAGGGATTTTAAGTTTAGTAGGGCTTTATACAAGAGAGCCAAGTTATATTCCTACAAATCGGGTCATCTCCTCTTATGCAGATCCTCCTGAAATTTTGGATCATATAGATAGGACTTCCCGTAAAATTTTAGAATCTATTGAAGATGTTTTATATCTCGCAAGTTCGGGAGACACAGAAACGATCGAGAACCAAACCCAAAAATTAAATCCGGAATTATTATTAAAATCCGTAACCTGCAATCTAAACTTCTTATTCTCCTCGAAGAACATAAGAGTAGAAGATAAACTCTCAGAGTATAATTTCTATTTCCAAGCAAATCCGCAGATACTGTATAGAGTATTCGATAATTTATTAAGTAACGCCGCCAAATTCTCTCCTGAAAATTCGGAGATCTCTCTCAAAAGTGAACTTATCTCAGAAACATATGAGAAAATTCTAATTATTAAAATAGAAGATTCAGGACCAGGATTCCAACCCCAAGACGAAAAAGACATGTTTAGGGAATTTTCTATTCTCTCCGCAAAACCAACAGGTTCCGAATCCTCCAGCGGGATCGGGCTCGCATTGGCTAAAAAGTTATTAGATAGAATGGGAATACGTATCCGCCTAGGTAACTCCGAAACACTCGGAGGGGCCCAGGTAGTATTAGAATTTCCGCAATCAAAAGCGAAATAG
- a CDS encoding LytR/AlgR family response regulator transcription factor — MRILIVEDDDLSSRCLEILAKEFLNERIQSIHAVSDPESAAEFIRKNPLDLLFLDINLQGETGFKLLEIESRSFFQTIIVSSERDNAVKAFEFSVLDFLPKPITRERFGISIQRYLSSHPNLFSPKGIPLKREEGINLIEPEKILFARSERNYARLFTKDGNVEKVRKTLDQLQKDLEAHGFFRAHRSYLVRLEEVKKILFKTPTTYRLLLHTDHSIPVSRSQGSKLLSLFKNSNHKILGLP; from the coding sequence ATGCGAATCCTAATCGTAGAAGATGATGATTTATCCTCTCGCTGTTTGGAAATTTTAGCGAAAGAATTTTTAAATGAAAGGATACAAAGTATCCATGCGGTTTCCGATCCGGAATCCGCCGCTGAGTTCATACGCAAAAATCCGCTCGATCTATTATTCTTGGATATAAATCTCCAAGGAGAAACCGGCTTTAAACTTTTAGAAATCGAGAGCAGAAGTTTTTTCCAAACGATTATTGTATCTTCTGAAAGAGACAATGCTGTAAAAGCATTCGAATTTTCAGTGTTGGACTTCCTACCAAAACCTATCACGAGAGAAAGATTCGGAATTTCTATCCAAAGATACCTTTCCTCTCATCCGAATCTATTTTCTCCAAAAGGAATTCCACTCAAAAGAGAAGAAGGGATCAATCTTATCGAACCTGAGAAGATACTATTCGCAAGATCTGAAAGGAACTACGCTAGACTATTCACCAAAGACGGAAATGTAGAGAAGGTTAGAAAAACATTAGACCAACTTCAAAAAGATCTGGAAGCTCACGGATTTTTCAGAGCTCACAGAAGTTATTTGGTCCGATTAGAAGAAGTCAAAAAGATCTTATTCAAAACACCCACTACTTACCGACTCCTACTTCATACAGATCACAGTATTCCCGTTAGTCGATCCCAAGGAAGTAAACTTCTCTCATTATTCAAAAATTCAAATCATAAGATTTTAGGTCTGCCGTGA
- a CDS encoding YebC/PmpR family DNA-binding transcriptional regulator: protein MSGHSKWATIKRKKDAIDSKRGAIFTKVVKEITVAARMGGGDINTNPRLRLAVLKAKASNMPKDNIDRAIKKGTGELEGVVYEECLYECFGPGGTAIMVEAVTDKKTRTTPEIKSILTKLGGSLATTGSVSRLFERKGIIVIPSDQISEEELFELAVGAGAEDVQNEGEVFRVVTSPDDYEPVQTALNDKGIKSEESEIKFVALVGAEVSDKEVAEKVMKLIDNLEGHDDVQGVNSNFELSPELEKEFG, encoded by the coding sequence ATGTCCGGGCATAGTAAATGGGCAACGATTAAACGCAAAAAGGACGCTATCGATTCTAAAAGAGGGGCGATTTTCACTAAGGTGGTCAAGGAGATCACAGTTGCGGCGCGTATGGGTGGAGGGGATATTAACACTAACCCAAGGCTTCGACTTGCGGTATTGAAGGCGAAGGCCAGCAATATGCCCAAAGACAATATAGACAGGGCGATCAAAAAAGGAACTGGAGAATTAGAAGGCGTTGTGTATGAAGAATGCCTTTATGAATGTTTCGGACCTGGTGGAACCGCGATCATGGTGGAAGCAGTAACTGATAAAAAAACCAGGACTACGCCTGAGATCAAAAGTATTCTTACCAAGTTGGGCGGTTCTTTGGCGACTACCGGTAGCGTTAGTCGTCTTTTTGAAAGAAAAGGTATTATCGTGATCCCTTCCGATCAAATTTCCGAAGAGGAATTATTTGAATTAGCAGTTGGTGCAGGCGCAGAAGATGTTCAGAATGAAGGAGAGGTTTTCAGAGTAGTGACTTCTCCAGATGATTATGAGCCTGTTCAAACTGCTTTGAATGATAAAGGGATTAAATCGGAAGAATCTGAGATCAAGTTCGTCGCCTTAGTAGGTGCAGAAGTTTCCGATAAGGAAGTTGCAGAAAAAGTAATGAAGCTCATCGACAACTTAGAAGGTCATGATGATGTTCAGGGTGTAAACTCCAACTTCGAACTTTCTCCTGAATTAGAAAAAGAATTCGGCTAG
- a CDS encoding crossover junction endodeoxyribonuclease RuvC, which produces MKILGIDPGSHRLGYSVLQKDKSVIRVLTYGTIEVPSGTKSPVNLIAIRRQLDAILDEYHPDLASVEELFFAKNRTTAARVYEARGVVLLTLGEHNIPLVEPTASQIKKGTTGSGTADKKDIKAALKLLLGLENLTGHDDSWDAIASAYVGFAMSGSFRNK; this is translated from the coding sequence GTGAAAATTTTAGGAATAGATCCTGGGTCCCATCGTCTAGGTTATTCCGTTCTCCAAAAAGATAAGTCTGTAATTCGTGTTCTCACTTACGGCACGATAGAGGTTCCGAGCGGAACGAAAAGTCCCGTTAATTTAATCGCTATTCGCAGACAGTTGGACGCAATTTTGGATGAGTATCATCCTGATCTTGCTTCTGTGGAAGAGTTATTTTTTGCCAAGAATAGAACTACTGCTGCAAGAGTTTATGAGGCGAGAGGGGTTGTTCTTCTAACATTAGGAGAGCATAATATTCCTTTAGTCGAACCGACCGCTTCCCAGATCAAGAAAGGTACTACAGGTAGTGGAACTGCAGACAAAAAAGATATTAAAGCCGCTTTAAAACTTCTTTTGGGCCTCGAAAATTTGACTGGGCATGATGATTCCTGGGATGCTATTGCGTCTGCTTATGTAGGTTTCGCGATGAGCGGCTCCTTTAGAAATAAATGA
- a CDS encoding WG repeat-containing protein — translation MDRKIYPLVILAFLPLLAFCSKKIQLTAFEENGVYGYKDQNGKVQISPQYSLAYDFNENGVGFSFSKDGWICIDSQNKVLLNTFTFDNGPDYFSEGLARFVENSKFGFFDASCKKVISANYDFAFPIREGFSIVCNGCKSVSDGEHSTIEGGKYGLIDKAGKIVVQVEYDFLSEINPETKTLLGSKGGSKQEIRLP, via the coding sequence ATGGATCGAAAAATTTACCCTTTAGTGATCTTGGCTTTTTTGCCTTTGCTTGCTTTCTGCTCTAAAAAAATACAATTAACCGCTTTCGAAGAGAATGGTGTTTATGGTTATAAGGACCAGAATGGAAAAGTCCAGATCTCTCCTCAATATTCGCTCGCTTACGATTTTAATGAGAATGGTGTGGGTTTTTCTTTTAGTAAAGATGGATGGATCTGTATAGATTCTCAAAACAAGGTCTTATTGAATACCTTTACCTTCGACAATGGCCCCGATTATTTTTCAGAAGGTCTGGCTCGATTTGTTGAAAATTCTAAATTCGGTTTTTTTGATGCTTCTTGTAAGAAGGTGATCTCAGCGAATTATGATTTTGCTTTTCCGATCCGAGAAGGTTTTTCAATCGTTTGTAACGGTTGTAAGTCGGTGAGCGACGGAGAACATTCTACGATCGAAGGTGGAAAATACGGTTTGATCGATAAAGCTGGAAAGATTGTAGTTCAAGTCGAATATGATTTCCTTTCGGAAATCAATCCGGAGACTAAAACATTACTCGGATCTAAGGGCGGCTCTAAACAAGAGATCCGCCTTCCTTAA
- the crcB gene encoding fluoride efflux transporter CrcB: MNLLIVGLGGFLGSVCRYMISQTIPKDFGIFPLSTFVVNIAGSLLIGIFFGLSQGKISEEIRLFATVGFCGGFTTFSAFALENLKLLQSGSYFSFFAYILLSTTVCIAAVLIGVYLSK, from the coding sequence ATGAATCTCCTAATCGTAGGGCTAGGAGGATTTTTAGGATCAGTTTGTAGATACATGATATCTCAAACGATCCCTAAAGATTTCGGCATATTCCCTCTTTCTACATTTGTAGTAAATATAGCAGGTTCACTGCTGATCGGAATATTTTTCGGATTATCCCAAGGAAAAATCTCTGAAGAAATCAGATTATTTGCAACAGTAGGATTTTGCGGAGGATTTACGACCTTCTCGGCTTTTGCTTTAGAAAACCTGAAACTACTCCAATCAGGAAGTTATTTTAGTTTTTTTGCATATATACTTCTTAGCACGACAGTTTGTATCGCCGCCGTGCTCATAGGAGTATATTTAAGTAAATAA
- a CDS encoding type III pantothenate kinase, with the protein MILVIDVGNTNTVFGIYKNGSKEPIFHRRTVTRRDRTSDEMGLYLKGFLREFEIDSSQIVGGIYSSVVPQLNPIIERMIQDWFQIEPIRVQYQMKLPFGIKYPRPFEIGADRLVNAAAAVKDHPGKSIIIDLGTATTFCVVDDTPDYLGGVIAPGLKGSMDALTRNTAQLPPIVFQAPSKILGDSTIESIQAGFFFGWIGLLEGIIKEVRAAHGNDYRVIGTGGLVTTIHAANPKIFDRIEPLLTLRGLQILYEDNAK; encoded by the coding sequence ATGATCCTAGTAATCGACGTTGGGAATACCAACACTGTCTTTGGTATTTATAAGAACGGTTCCAAAGAGCCGATTTTTCATAGAAGAACAGTTACTCGAAGAGATAGAACTTCCGATGAAATGGGACTTTATCTCAAAGGTTTCCTCCGAGAATTCGAAATAGATAGCAGCCAAATTGTAGGCGGAATCTATTCTTCTGTGGTTCCTCAGTTGAATCCTATCATAGAAAGAATGATACAGGATTGGTTTCAGATAGAACCGATCAGAGTTCAGTATCAGATGAAGTTGCCTTTCGGGATCAAGTATCCCCGACCTTTTGAGATAGGCGCTGATAGATTAGTAAACGCAGCCGCCGCGGTAAAGGATCATCCCGGCAAATCAATCATCATAGATTTAGGAACTGCTACCACATTCTGTGTTGTAGATGATACTCCTGATTATTTGGGAGGAGTGATCGCCCCAGGACTTAAAGGTTCTATGGATGCTCTGACCAGAAACACTGCACAATTACCTCCGATCGTATTCCAAGCTCCTTCTAAAATATTAGGAGATTCTACTATAGAATCTATACAGGCAGGATTTTTCTTTGGATGGATCGGTCTTTTAGAAGGGATCATCAAAGAAGTTAGAGCAGCGCATGGAAATGATTATAGAGTGATCGGGACCGGTGGACTAGTAACCACCATCCATGCGGCGAATCCTAAAATTTTTGATAGAATAGAGCCTCTGCTTACTTTAAGAGGACTACAAATCTTATACGAAGATAATGCAAAATGA
- a CDS encoding biotin--[acetyl-CoA-carboxylase] ligase has product MSFQLLDPEKGIFLSEAGSTNTILKGKEFPPGSWILADFQSSGRGRKGKTWSILGEEPFIFSGKFSSDSNLSSPGLFSLYIGVAVAKAILSVYPSASKKDLRIKWPNDIYLNGKKVCGILIETEKEGEVWDWILGIGANLYGTEIPDYLSDAGFVTRDQNEKGRRTRFLETLLPLLNDAVLAISDGDKRIEFINEKLLWKGETIAWTESGEQKTATLLGVNEEGKLLARTSVGNMVEFIDSPEDFRSLG; this is encoded by the coding sequence ATGTCGTTTCAATTATTGGATCCCGAAAAAGGAATATTTCTCTCGGAAGCAGGTTCTACGAATACTATCCTAAAAGGTAAGGAATTCCCACCAGGGTCTTGGATCCTAGCGGATTTTCAATCTTCCGGAAGGGGCAGAAAAGGAAAAACCTGGAGCATATTGGGAGAAGAACCTTTTATTTTTTCAGGCAAATTTTCCTCTGATTCCAACCTATCTTCTCCCGGACTATTCTCCCTATATATTGGAGTCGCGGTAGCAAAGGCAATTTTGTCCGTATATCCTTCTGCCAGCAAAAAAGATCTTAGGATCAAATGGCCGAACGATATCTATTTAAATGGAAAGAAAGTCTGCGGTATATTGATAGAAACGGAAAAAGAAGGAGAAGTTTGGGATTGGATCTTGGGTATTGGAGCCAATCTGTATGGCACTGAAATTCCGGATTATCTGAGCGACGCAGGATTTGTCACTAGGGACCAAAACGAAAAAGGAAGAAGGACCCGATTTTTAGAAACATTACTTCCACTTCTAAACGATGCAGTATTAGCAATTTCAGACGGAGACAAAAGAATAGAATTCATCAATGAAAAACTTCTTTGGAAGGGAGAAACGATTGCCTGGACAGAAAGTGGAGAACAAAAAACCGCAACCTTGTTAGGAGTGAATGAAGAAGGAAAATTATTAGCCCGGACCTCGGTCGGAAACATGGTCGAATTCATTGACAGCCCCGAGGATTTTAGGTCCTTGGGATAG